Proteins from a genomic interval of Aureimonas sp. AU20:
- a CDS encoding winged helix-turn-helix domain-containing protein has protein sequence MDDPTQPKPSHASPITRLRFVFGEKRILGPGRVDLLEGIGATGSIAAAGRRMGMSYKRAWTLVEELNATFDAPLVEMHRGGAGHGGAQLTPLGLEITERYRRMQAASDGAIAADLEELVSRLRQGGETAD, from the coding sequence ATGGACGACCCGACCCAGCCCAAACCCAGCCACGCCTCTCCGATCACCCGGCTGCGCTTCGTCTTCGGGGAGAAGCGCATCCTCGGCCCCGGCCGCGTCGATCTTCTGGAGGGGATTGGCGCCACCGGTTCGATCGCCGCCGCCGGGCGGCGGATGGGCATGAGCTATAAGCGGGCCTGGACGCTGGTGGAAGAGCTCAACGCGACGTTCGACGCCCCGCTGGTCGAGATGCACCGGGGCGGGGCGGGCCATGGCGGGGCGCAGCTGACCCCGCTCGGGCTTGAGATCACCGAACGCTATCGGCGGATGCAGGCGGCGAGCGACGGGGCCATCGCCGCCGATCTGGAAGAACTCGTCAGCAGGCTGCGCCAAGGCGGCGAGACGGCGGACTAA
- a CDS encoding RibD family protein yields the protein MKPHIVCLMMTSVDGRVLTEGWAIDAPSDIFESAHDELKGDAWLVGRVTMEEDFDAGGEWERGLATGPIERTNWYAKPDAGQFAIALDHAGKLNWKRNEIDGEHFVAILAEDVPDDYLAFLRKQGVSYVFGGAGEIDFAKVMDTLARDLGIKRLLLEGGGGVNGSVLNAGLVDEIVQFVLPLTDGRPDAPSLFDIRPDWRGSRKLTLLSCEADEKGIVKLHYRVENR from the coding sequence GTGAAGCCTCATATCGTCTGCCTGATGATGACCTCCGTGGACGGACGCGTCCTCACCGAAGGCTGGGCCATCGACGCGCCCTCCGACATTTTCGAATCGGCCCATGACGAGTTGAAGGGCGATGCCTGGCTCGTCGGCCGCGTCACGATGGAAGAGGATTTCGATGCGGGCGGCGAGTGGGAGCGGGGCCTTGCCACGGGGCCGATCGAGCGCACCAACTGGTATGCCAAGCCGGACGCCGGCCAGTTCGCCATCGCGCTCGACCACGCCGGCAAGCTGAACTGGAAGCGCAACGAGATCGACGGCGAGCATTTCGTCGCGATCCTGGCTGAGGACGTGCCGGACGATTATCTCGCTTTCCTGCGCAAGCAGGGCGTCTCCTATGTCTTCGGCGGGGCGGGGGAAATCGACTTCGCGAAGGTGATGGACACGCTGGCTCGCGATCTCGGCATCAAGCGCCTGCTTCTCGAAGGCGGCGGCGGGGTCAACGGCTCGGTTCTGAATGCTGGGCTGGTGGACGAGATCGTCCAGTTCGTCCTGCCGCTGACCGACGGGCGGCCAGACGCGCCGAGCCTGTTCGACATCCGGCCGGACTGGCGCGGCTCGCGCAAGCTCACGCTTCTTTCCTGCGAGGCGGACGAGAAGGGCATCGTGAAGCTGCATTACCGCGTCGAGAATCGCTGA
- a CDS encoding NAD(P)-dependent alcohol dehydrogenase — MTPSYGFACTEAGAPMKPWSFERRDLREDDVRIEITHCGVCHSDIHQARNDWGWASYPLVPGHEIVGRVAEIGSAVSGYKVGDKVGVGCMVDSCQECPSCADGLEQYCENGMTQTYADKDRRDGQTTYGGYSDQIIVRDKFVLRMPESIDLAAAAPLLCAGITTYSPLKHAGVGKGHKLAVVGLGGLGHMGIKFGVALGAEVTLFTRSPAKEAEARALGVTNVILSTDEAQMQAAAGTFDFILDTVPVPHDLNPYISTLKRDGTHIIVGVIGPLDPPVSGVNLILGRKSVIGSLIGGIAETQEMLDFCAEHGIACDIETIKIAEINEAFDRTVKGDVHYRFVIDMASLAETKQAA, encoded by the coding sequence ATGACACCGAGCTATGGTTTTGCCTGCACCGAGGCCGGCGCGCCGATGAAGCCCTGGAGCTTCGAGCGCCGCGATCTGCGCGAGGACGACGTCCGAATCGAGATCACGCATTGCGGCGTCTGCCATTCCGACATCCATCAGGCCCGCAACGACTGGGGCTGGGCGAGCTATCCGCTGGTGCCCGGCCATGAGATCGTCGGCCGCGTGGCCGAAATCGGCTCGGCCGTCTCCGGCTACAAGGTCGGCGACAAGGTCGGCGTCGGCTGCATGGTGGATTCCTGCCAGGAATGCCCCTCCTGCGCCGATGGCCTGGAGCAGTATTGCGAAAACGGCATGACGCAGACCTACGCCGACAAGGACCGCCGCGACGGCCAGACCACCTATGGCGGCTATTCCGACCAGATCATCGTGCGAGACAAGTTCGTCCTGCGCATGCCCGAGAGCATCGATCTCGCCGCCGCCGCGCCGCTGCTCTGCGCCGGCATCACCACCTATTCGCCGCTCAAGCATGCCGGCGTCGGCAAGGGACACAAGCTCGCCGTGGTGGGCCTCGGCGGTCTCGGCCACATGGGCATCAAGTTCGGCGTGGCGCTCGGCGCCGAGGTGACGCTGTTCACCCGCTCGCCCGCCAAGGAGGCCGAGGCGCGCGCGCTCGGCGTGACCAACGTCATCCTGTCGACCGACGAGGCGCAGATGCAGGCGGCGGCCGGCACGTTCGACTTCATCCTCGACACGGTGCCCGTGCCGCACGACCTCAACCCCTATATTTCCACGCTGAAGCGCGACGGCACGCATATCATCGTCGGCGTGATCGGCCCGCTGGACCCGCCGGTCAGCGGCGTGAACCTCATTCTCGGCCGCAAGTCCGTGATCGGATCGCTGATCGGCGGCATCGCCGAGACGCAGGAAATGCTCGATTTCTGCGCCGAGCACGGGATCGCCTGCGATATCGAGACGATCAAGATCGCCGAGATCAACGAAGCCTTCGACCGTACGGTGAAGGGCGACGTCCATTATCGCTTCGTCATCGACATGGCCTCGCTCGCCGAGACCAAGCAGGCGGCCTGA
- a CDS encoding ribokinase — protein sequence MIVVFGSLNVDLVCRVESIPKPGETVLAPRYERMAGGKGANQATAAARAGAETLFVGAVGRDAFGEEEAETLKSEGIDTSALARVSEATGCAFITVASDGENAITVASGANRLAEASHLAPVWASSPSALVLQMELPFEETLIAAREARERGVRVLLNLAPVPAGVDSASLRALLATSDVLIVNEHELAETAEILSVTGTDADDLADRLAAETKLTVLATLGGDGALLAGGDGTTERFRAPRIEPVDTTGAGDTLCGVVAAGLDAGLSLGQATERAVAAASLACLSFGARSAMPKTEAIDSFLAKGHA from the coding sequence ATGATCGTCGTCTTCGGCTCCTTGAACGTGGATCTGGTCTGCCGGGTCGAGTCGATCCCCAAGCCGGGCGAAACGGTGCTCGCGCCGCGCTACGAGCGCATGGCCGGCGGCAAGGGCGCCAACCAAGCGACCGCCGCAGCCCGGGCGGGCGCCGAGACGCTCTTCGTCGGCGCGGTTGGGCGCGACGCTTTCGGCGAGGAAGAGGCGGAAACCCTCAAGAGCGAAGGCATCGACACCTCCGCTCTCGCCCGCGTCTCGGAGGCGACGGGCTGCGCCTTCATTACCGTCGCAAGCGATGGCGAGAACGCCATCACGGTGGCGAGTGGCGCCAACCGGCTGGCCGAGGCATCGCACCTCGCCCCGGTCTGGGCCTCCTCCCCGTCCGCCCTCGTTCTGCAGATGGAACTGCCCTTCGAGGAAACGTTGATCGCGGCGCGCGAGGCGCGCGAGCGCGGCGTGCGGGTTCTCCTGAATCTCGCGCCCGTGCCGGCCGGGGTCGATTCGGCCTCGCTGCGCGCGCTGCTGGCTACGAGCGACGTCCTGATCGTCAACGAACATGAGCTGGCGGAAACGGCTGAGATCCTCTCCGTCACTGGCACGGACGCAGACGACCTCGCCGACCGGCTGGCGGCCGAGACGAAGCTGACGGTTCTGGCGACGCTCGGCGGCGACGGCGCGCTGCTCGCCGGCGGCGACGGCACGACCGAGCGCTTCCGTGCGCCGCGCATCGAGCCCGTGGACACGACGGGCGCGGGCGACACACTCTGCGGCGTCGTGGCCGCCGGGCTCGACGCGGGTCTCTCGCTCGGCCAGGCGACGGAGCGCGCCGTCGCGGCCGCCTCGCTCGCTTGCCTGTCCTTTGGCGCGCGCAGCGCCATGCCGAAGACCGAGGCGATCGACAGCTTCCTGGCGAAGGGCCACGCTTGA
- a CDS encoding sugar kinase, which yields MSARRPRIAFLGECMIELYHRPGDEPGTMRRTVGGDTLNAAVYCRRALGDTGAAEVHYVTRVGDDPFGLDIPSFIESEGVEAGHVEIAKGETTGLYAISRDEKGERSFSYWRSTSAARRLFAQGRDETLEAELEGFDGLVYSGISLAILAPESRERLLALAGRMKAAGRIVAFDGNYRPRLWASKDEAAETIARAHANASLSLPGLDDEQALYGDADARGAVGRLLSLGATSAIVKSGGEPALLGDASGLREIAGVSAPAIVDTTSAGDSFNGATLAALLSGGTLERAAEAGHRMASTVIGEYGAIVSRETTWWADGPLATATA from the coding sequence ATGTCCGCACGCCGGCCTCGCATCGCCTTTCTCGGCGAGTGCATGATCGAACTCTACCATCGGCCGGGCGACGAGCCGGGCACGATGCGCCGCACGGTCGGCGGCGACACGCTGAACGCGGCGGTCTATTGCCGCCGCGCGCTGGGCGACACGGGCGCCGCCGAGGTTCACTACGTGACGCGGGTCGGCGACGATCCGTTCGGGCTCGACATTCCCAGCTTTATCGAGAGCGAAGGGGTCGAGGCCGGGCATGTCGAGATCGCCAAGGGCGAGACGACCGGCCTCTACGCCATCAGCCGGGACGAGAAGGGCGAGCGCTCCTTCTCCTATTGGCGCTCCACCTCGGCCGCGCGGCGTTTGTTCGCGCAAGGGCGCGACGAGACGCTGGAGGCCGAACTCGAAGGGTTCGACGGGCTGGTCTATTCCGGCATCTCGCTGGCGATCCTCGCGCCCGAGAGCCGCGAGCGGCTTCTGGCGCTCGCCGGCCGCATGAAGGCCGCCGGCCGCATCGTCGCCTTCGACGGCAATTACCGCCCTCGCCTCTGGGCTTCGAAGGACGAAGCGGCCGAGACGATCGCGCGCGCCCATGCCAATGCCAGTCTCAGCCTGCCCGGCCTTGACGACGAGCAGGCGCTTTATGGCGATGCCGACGCGCGTGGCGCGGTCGGGCGTCTCCTGTCGCTCGGGGCCACCAGCGCGATCGTGAAGTCCGGCGGCGAGCCGGCGCTGCTGGGCGACGCATCGGGCCTGCGCGAGATCGCGGGCGTCAGCGCGCCCGCCATCGTCGACACGACCTCGGCGGGCGACAGTTTCAACGGCGCGACGCTGGCCGCCCTTCTGTCGGGCGGGACGCTGGAGCGGGCGGCGGAGGCGGGCCATCGCATGGCGAGCACCGTGATCGGCGAATATGGCGCCATCGTCTCGCGCGAGACGACCTGGTGGGCCGACGGGCCGTTGGCCACCGCCACGGCCTGA
- a CDS encoding xanthine dehydrogenase family protein molybdopterin-binding subunit yields MDTFNLKMNEPVGETRLDAGVQNVIGKGIDRFEGPLKVSGQARYAYETMHGANVAYGHLVTAGTGAARIKRVDVMAALAKAGVLDVIYEDGGPRASADASDPMPAPIKGAVVHYGQPICLVVATSFEIARDAARLVEIEYEKTEGVFDLAAEQGKAYEPPKGSGAMPSTVTRGDFDKAFAKAEMQFDATYTTPSQSHSAMEPHAAVADWKDDELTLYGCYQLVSTNVSQLAKALGISASKVHMVNRYIGGGFGGKLGIGPESVFAALASRRLGRPVKVALTRQQVYQATSRRSDTIQRVRLGTDKSGRIQAIAHDTITSNSEGDEFFEPAGISTVFLYAGENRQITHRKVNLNLLLSSSMRAPGEAVGMLALENAMDEMAEQLGLDPVEFRKRNEPEVDPQDGLPFSSRMLVECMDEGARRFGWKGRRAKPGTRREGEWLIGMGMAAASRLNQLQQASARVTLLGSGRATVETDMTDIGTGTYTILQQIAAEMLGLPHENVDVMLGDSRLPQAPGSGGSWGANSSGSAVYTACEGIVEALAKKLGVKPDEMTLKDATVIAGNRQTPLSQVLSDGPIVMTGNFKPGKTAQNTHQASYGAHFCEVGVNAVTGEVRVRRMMTVGTAGRILNEKTATSQCYGGQIFGIGAALTEELVVDVRSGLLVNHDLAEYHVPVNADIPQLEVVLLPERDRAASPLAGKGIGELAICGVGAAVTNAIYNACGVRVRDYPMTLDKILAGLPANGHRIAAE; encoded by the coding sequence ATGGATACGTTCAATCTGAAGATGAACGAGCCGGTCGGCGAGACCCGGCTCGACGCGGGCGTGCAGAACGTCATCGGCAAGGGCATCGACCGGTTCGAAGGCCCGCTCAAGGTCTCGGGCCAAGCACGCTACGCCTATGAGACCATGCACGGGGCGAATGTCGCCTACGGGCATCTCGTCACCGCCGGCACCGGCGCGGCCCGCATCAAGCGGGTGGACGTGATGGCCGCGCTCGCCAAGGCGGGCGTGCTCGACGTAATCTACGAGGACGGCGGACCCCGCGCCTCGGCCGACGCGAGCGACCCGATGCCGGCCCCGATCAAGGGGGCGGTCGTCCATTACGGTCAGCCGATCTGCCTCGTCGTGGCAACCAGTTTCGAGATCGCGCGCGACGCGGCGCGATTGGTGGAGATCGAGTACGAGAAGACCGAAGGCGTGTTCGATCTCGCTGCCGAACAGGGCAAGGCCTACGAGCCGCCCAAGGGCTCCGGCGCCATGCCCTCGACCGTCACGCGCGGCGACTTCGACAAGGCCTTCGCCAAGGCCGAGATGCAGTTCGACGCGACCTATACGACGCCGAGCCAGAGCCATTCGGCGATGGAGCCCCATGCCGCGGTCGCCGACTGGAAGGACGACGAGCTGACGCTTTATGGCTGCTATCAGCTGGTCTCGACCAATGTCTCCCAGCTCGCCAAGGCGCTCGGCATCTCGGCCTCGAAGGTTCACATGGTGAACCGCTATATCGGCGGCGGCTTCGGCGGAAAGCTGGGCATCGGACCCGAGAGCGTCTTCGCGGCGCTCGCCTCGCGCCGCCTTGGCCGGCCGGTCAAGGTCGCGTTGACGCGCCAGCAGGTCTACCAGGCGACCTCGCGCCGCTCCGACACGATCCAGCGCGTGCGCCTGGGCACCGATAAGAGCGGGCGCATCCAGGCCATCGCCCACGACACGATCACCAGCAATTCGGAAGGCGACGAATTCTTCGAGCCGGCCGGCATCTCCACCGTCTTCCTTTATGCCGGTGAGAACCGGCAGATCACCCACCGCAAGGTCAATCTCAACCTGCTTCTTTCCTCCTCCATGCGCGCGCCGGGCGAGGCCGTGGGCATGCTGGCGCTGGAAAACGCCATGGACGAGATGGCGGAGCAACTGGGCCTCGACCCCGTCGAATTCCGCAAGCGCAACGAGCCGGAGGTCGATCCGCAGGACGGCTTGCCCTTCTCCTCGCGCATGCTGGTGGAGTGCATGGACGAGGGCGCTCGCCGCTTCGGCTGGAAGGGGCGCCGCGCCAAGCCCGGCACGCGCCGCGAGGGCGAATGGCTGATCGGCATGGGCATGGCTGCCGCCTCGCGCCTCAATCAGCTTCAGCAAGCGTCGGCCCGCGTGACGCTGCTCGGCAGCGGCCGCGCCACGGTCGAGACCGATATGACCGATATCGGCACCGGCACCTACACGATCCTCCAACAGATCGCCGCCGAGATGCTGGGTCTACCGCATGAAAATGTGGACGTGATGCTCGGCGATTCGCGCCTGCCGCAGGCACCGGGCTCCGGCGGCTCCTGGGGTGCGAATTCCTCGGGCTCGGCGGTCTACACGGCCTGCGAGGGCATCGTGGAGGCGCTGGCCAAGAAGCTCGGCGTGAAGCCCGACGAAATGACGCTGAAGGATGCGACGGTGATCGCTGGCAACCGCCAGACGCCGCTGTCGCAGGTGCTGTCCGACGGCCCGATCGTGATGACCGGCAATTTCAAGCCGGGCAAGACCGCGCAGAACACCCATCAGGCGAGCTACGGCGCACATTTCTGCGAGGTCGGAGTCAATGCCGTGACAGGCGAGGTGCGGGTGCGCCGGATGATGACCGTCGGCACGGCGGGGCGCATCCTCAACGAGAAGACCGCCACCTCGCAATGTTATGGCGGGCAGATCTTCGGCATCGGCGCGGCGCTGACCGAGGAACTGGTCGTGGACGTGCGCAGCGGACTGCTCGTGAACCACGATCTGGCGGAATATCATGTGCCGGTGAATGCCGACATTCCGCAGCTCGAAGTGGTTCTCCTGCCCGAGCGCGACCGCGCGGCGAGCCCGCTCGCGGGCAAGGGCATCGGCGAACTCGCCATCTGCGGCGTCGGCGCGGCGGTGACCAACGCGATCTACAATGCCTGCGGCGTCCGGGTGCGCGACTATCCCATGACGCTGGACAAGATCCTGGCCGGCCTGCCGGCCAACGGGCACCGGATCGCGGCAGAGTAG
- a CDS encoding FAD binding domain-containing protein has translation MRQFDYVRASSPNEAAHVAAEASTKFIAGGTNLLDLMKLQVEVPTKLVDISRLSLKTIEEVDGGLRIGALVTNSDLAADERVRRDYAVLSRALLAGASGQLRNKATTGGNLLQRTRCGYFYETTSRCNKREPGSGCDGREGFNRILAVLGTSEACIATHPSDMAVAMRALDAVVETVKADGSTREIPIAELHRLPGGTPQIETSLEAGELITAVRLPKPIEGTHLYRKVRDRASYAFALVSVAAVVRLEGGKIAEARLAFGGLGTVPWRDAAVEDALKGQAPSDALFAKAADILLREAKGFGDNDFKLELTRRTLPAVLHEATRDQS, from the coding sequence ATGAGGCAGTTCGATTACGTCAGGGCCAGCAGCCCGAACGAGGCGGCCCATGTCGCGGCCGAAGCCAGCACCAAGTTCATCGCCGGCGGCACCAATCTTCTCGACCTGATGAAGCTGCAGGTGGAGGTGCCGACGAAGCTCGTCGACATCAGCCGGCTGTCGCTGAAGACGATCGAGGAGGTGGACGGCGGCCTTCGCATCGGCGCGCTCGTCACCAACAGCGATCTGGCCGCCGACGAGCGGGTGCGTCGCGACTACGCCGTTCTCTCCCGCGCGCTCCTGGCTGGAGCCTCCGGCCAGCTGCGCAACAAGGCCACCACCGGCGGCAATCTCCTGCAGCGCACGCGTTGCGGCTATTTCTACGAGACCACCAGCCGCTGCAACAAGCGCGAGCCGGGTTCGGGCTGCGACGGACGCGAGGGCTTCAATCGCATCCTCGCCGTTCTCGGCACGTCCGAGGCCTGCATCGCCACCCACCCGTCCGATATGGCGGTGGCCATGCGGGCGCTGGACGCAGTGGTGGAAACGGTGAAGGCCGATGGCTCGACGCGCGAGATCCCGATCGCCGAGCTGCACCGCCTGCCGGGCGGCACGCCCCAGATCGAGACCAGTCTGGAAGCGGGCGAACTCATCACAGCCGTGCGCCTGCCCAAGCCGATCGAGGGCACGCATCTTTATCGCAAGGTGCGCGATCGAGCGTCCTACGCCTTCGCGCTGGTCTCCGTCGCCGCCGTGGTGCGGTTGGAAGGTGGCAAGATCGCCGAGGCGCGGCTTGCCTTCGGTGGGCTTGGCACCGTGCCCTGGCGCGACGCGGCGGTGGAAGACGCCCTGAAGGGGCAGGCCCCGAGCGACGCGCTATTCGCCAAGGCCGCCGACATTCTGCTGCGCGAGGCCAAGGGCTTCGGCGACAATGATTTCAAGCTGGAGCTGACGCGCCGCACCTTGCCGGCCGTCCTGCACGAAGCGACGAGGGACCAAAGCTGA
- a CDS encoding 2Fe-2S iron-sulfur cluster-binding protein produces MRLNVNGADHELDLDPRTSLLDALREHLELTGTKKGCDHGQCGACTILVNGRRINSCLTLAIMHEGDAITTIEGLGAPGHLHPMQESFLHHDGYQCGYCTPGQIVSAVGMLGEAKENWPSHVSDALDGKVELSDAEISERMSGNICRCSAYPNIVDAIRSANGKGAA; encoded by the coding sequence ATGCGACTGAACGTCAACGGAGCCGACCACGAGTTGGATCTCGACCCCCGCACGTCCCTGCTCGACGCCTTGCGCGAGCATCTGGAACTCACGGGCACGAAAAAGGGCTGCGACCACGGCCAGTGCGGCGCCTGCACCATTCTGGTGAACGGCCGACGGATCAACTCCTGCCTGACGCTCGCCATCATGCACGAGGGCGACGCCATCACCACGATCGAGGGCCTGGGCGCTCCCGGCCACCTGCATCCCATGCAGGAGAGTTTTCTCCATCATGACGGCTACCAGTGCGGCTACTGCACGCCGGGCCAGATCGTCTCGGCGGTCGGCATGCTGGGCGAGGCGAAGGAGAACTGGCCGAGCCATGTCTCCGACGCGCTAGACGGCAAGGTCGAGCTGAGCGACGCCGAGATCTCGGAGCGCATGAGCGGCAATATCTGCCGCTGCTCGGCCTATCCCAACATCGTCGACGCGATCCGCTCGGCCAACGGAAAGGGCGCGGCATGA
- a CDS encoding anhydro-N-acetylmuramic acid kinase → MAIWAIGLMTGTVLDGNVDIAMLRTDGETIEEFGPTLLAPYRRDIRPLLKETLAEAAEWGFKGAEPEIFGEAERALTLAQAEAVASLMEDEGVSAGDIGVVGFHGQTVLHRARSPERLGATRQLGDGELMAQKLGIPVVYDFRSADVAAGGQGAPLAPLYHRALLRRIGAGEETAFLNLGGVANVTWVADDGTMQAFDTGPANAPLNDWMGRRMGAEMDRDGQFAAKGHVDEARLEQLLANPYCVRPYPKSLDRNDFSANMAEGLSTEDGAALLTAVTAGMVGRALDLLPRRPTRIVVAGGGRRNPVLMREIARRARVEVEDADALGLRGDTVEAECFAYLAVRSLRGLPISYPTTTGVPEPMTGGRLALPSGRSLPDIDES, encoded by the coding sequence ATGGCGATCTGGGCGATCGGTCTGATGACCGGAACGGTGCTGGACGGCAATGTCGACATCGCCATGCTGCGCACGGACGGCGAGACGATCGAGGAATTCGGCCCGACCCTGCTCGCGCCCTATCGGCGCGACATCCGGCCGCTTCTGAAGGAAACGCTGGCCGAGGCCGCCGAATGGGGCTTCAAGGGCGCCGAGCCCGAGATCTTCGGCGAGGCCGAACGCGCCTTGACCCTGGCGCAAGCCGAGGCTGTCGCCTCCCTCATGGAAGACGAGGGCGTGTCGGCCGGCGATATCGGCGTCGTCGGCTTTCACGGGCAGACGGTGCTGCACCGGGCGCGGAGCCCGGAGCGGCTGGGCGCGACGCGCCAGCTCGGCGACGGCGAGCTGATGGCGCAGAAGCTCGGCATTCCCGTGGTCTACGATTTCCGCTCGGCCGACGTGGCGGCGGGCGGGCAGGGGGCGCCGCTGGCCCCGCTCTATCACCGCGCGCTTCTGCGTCGCATCGGCGCCGGCGAGGAGACGGCCTTTCTCAATCTCGGCGGCGTCGCCAACGTCACCTGGGTGGCCGACGACGGCACGATGCAGGCCTTCGACACCGGCCCGGCCAACGCGCCGCTGAACGACTGGATGGGCCGGCGCATGGGCGCCGAGATGGACCGCGACGGTCAGTTCGCGGCCAAGGGCCATGTGGACGAGGCGCGGCTGGAACAGCTTCTGGCCAATCCCTATTGCGTGCGGCCCTATCCCAAATCGCTCGACCGCAACGATTTTTCCGCCAACATGGCCGAAGGGCTCTCGACCGAGGACGGCGCGGCGCTTCTGACGGCGGTGACGGCGGGCATGGTCGGGCGGGCGCTCGACCTCCTGCCGCGTCGTCCGACCCGGATCGTGGTCGCAGGCGGCGGGCGGCGCAACCCGGTCCTGATGCGTGAGATCGCCCGGCGGGCGCGCGTCGAGGTGGAGGACGCCGATGCGCTCGGCCTGCGCGGCGACACGGTGGAAGCGGAATGCTTCGCCTATCTCGCCGTGCGCTCGCTGCGCGGCCTGCCGATCAGCTATCCCACCACGACCGGCGTTCCCGAACCGATGACCGGCGGCCGCCTTGCCCTGCCGAGCGGGCGCTCGCTGCCCGACATCGACGAGAGCTGA
- a CDS encoding DUF2793 domain-containing protein, which translates to MSRSPRLDLPFVLPQQAQKHLTVNDAMRRLDAIVQTAVVSASTVSEPAAARAGDLYILPPSATGARWSAMKTGALALFEDGAFVEMAPVAGQIAYVADTGAFLLFDGASWTDRPFRPKQADRFAVNADPSDANRLTVAADSELLTHDARTPGSGDARKVINKAGTARTASVLFQSDFSGRAEIGLAGSDDLTIRVSADGSAFRDALRISAANGRVALGRAEAPVCALDVGGPVRVASYARNALPSPAGGSGQIVYVSDEAGGAVLAFSDGSLWRRVTDRAPVS; encoded by the coding sequence ATGTCCCGCTCGCCTCGCCTCGATCTGCCCTTCGTGCTGCCGCAGCAGGCGCAGAAGCATCTCACGGTCAACGACGCGATGCGTCGTCTCGACGCCATCGTGCAGACGGCCGTCGTCTCGGCCAGCACGGTGAGCGAGCCGGCCGCAGCGCGCGCGGGCGATCTCTACATCCTGCCGCCCTCCGCCACTGGCGCTCGCTGGAGCGCGATGAAGACCGGCGCGCTCGCTCTGTTCGAGGATGGCGCCTTTGTCGAGATGGCTCCCGTCGCGGGTCAGATCGCCTATGTCGCCGACACCGGCGCGTTTCTCCTGTTCGACGGCGCGAGTTGGACGGACCGGCCGTTTCGCCCAAAGCAAGCAGATCGCTTCGCGGTGAACGCCGATCCGTCCGACGCCAACCGGCTGACGGTCGCGGCCGACAGCGAACTGCTAACGCACGACGCGCGCACGCCCGGCAGCGGCGACGCGCGCAAGGTCATCAACAAGGCGGGAACGGCGCGCACCGCCTCCGTCCTGTTCCAGTCCGACTTCTCGGGCCGGGCCGAGATCGGCTTGGCCGGCAGCGACGATCTGACCATTCGCGTCTCGGCGGATGGTTCGGCCTTTCGCGACGCCCTGCGCATCTCGGCGGCCAACGGGCGCGTCGCGCTCGGCCGGGCCGAAGCGCCGGTCTGTGCGCTGGATGTCGGCGGCCCGGTGCGCGTTGCGAGCTATGCCAGGAACGCGCTTCCGTCCCCCGCTGGCGGTTCGGGACAGATCGTCTATGTGTCGGACGAGGCCGGTGGCGCGGTTCTCGCCTTCAGCGACGGTTCGCTCTGGCGCCGAGTGACGGATCGCGCGCCCGTGAGTTGA